In a genomic window of Desulfobacterales bacterium:
- a CDS encoding PAS domain S-box protein, producing the protein MKLRIILIVLSLLAFLSASTGGYLYYFSLKEAALKEAERQADQRLRTIKKNLSIFLAENVKPVKTLAGMQTLRVALAESNAENLAAANITLDHFKKTLAADECYLMDPTGSTIASTNRDAPDSFVGQNFAFRPYFKDAISGYLGTYLALGTTSGKRGAYYSHPVYAENGYTPVGIVVIKASIELIESQLGTELDEIVMVNDPNGVIFISNRKEWLYHLLWKYNENNIPQIEKSLQFGTGPWRWTGLESRDDHILDRDGNTYQIQVVELGSNYPGWNVVHLSRLDAITQAVIEPLIKTTGPIVLALCVLIGIAVFFLYRQASHEIRQRRSAERALRSSEERFRSLYHHTPAMLHSIDPEGRLVSVSAYWSEVMGYDRDEVIGRKLTEFFTPDSREYAETRVIPEFFKTGFCQDISYQFLKKNGEKIDVLLSAIADRDANGNFARSLAVSIDVTQRNRAEEALKQAKEELSLYSRDLERLVRKQTEEITNILTYTPAVVYIKDKAGRYTLVNTRYEELFEVRNTEIRGKTDYDILPQKLADQFRASDAQVLEEGRSLQLEEHIQQSDGWHTYLAVKFPIYDESGAISGLCGILNDITAVKKAQTQLRRLSGSIMANQEKERSAIARELHDELGQVLTALRMDSVWMHERLKKADPEAAVRALTMCRLIDKNIEDVRGMAFRLRPGVLDDLGLVDALEWYTADFEKRTEIACVFEHNDIPLLDETISTAAYRIAQEALTNVARHAAASHVEVALKTQNGFLTLAVADDGQGFDALHLSESEGLGVAGMRERATLVGGSLDVQSQPQKGTRVSFKVSIDGQPGG; encoded by the coding sequence ATGAAGCTTCGTATCATTTTAATCGTTTTGTCTTTGCTGGCTTTTTTATCGGCTTCCACCGGCGGGTATCTGTATTATTTTTCGTTAAAAGAAGCTGCCCTGAAAGAAGCTGAGCGACAAGCAGATCAGCGCCTGCGAACCATTAAAAAAAATCTGAGCATCTTCCTTGCTGAAAACGTCAAACCCGTAAAGACCCTGGCCGGCATGCAGACGCTCCGGGTTGCTCTGGCCGAGTCAAATGCCGAAAACCTGGCTGCGGCCAATATCACCCTGGACCATTTCAAAAAAACGCTGGCTGCCGATGAGTGTTACCTAATGGATCCCACCGGTAGCACCATTGCTTCGACCAATCGCGATGCGCCCGATAGTTTTGTGGGCCAAAACTTTGCTTTTAGACCCTATTTTAAAGATGCCATTTCAGGTTACCTCGGCACCTATTTGGCCCTGGGCACCACATCCGGCAAGCGTGGTGCCTATTACAGCCATCCGGTGTATGCGGAAAACGGGTATACCCCTGTCGGTATTGTAGTGATCAAAGCTTCGATCGAGTTAATTGAAAGCCAATTGGGAACTGAATTGGACGAAATTGTGATGGTCAATGATCCCAATGGGGTTATTTTTATTTCCAACCGCAAGGAATGGCTTTATCATCTGTTGTGGAAATACAATGAGAATAATATCCCGCAGATTGAAAAATCCCTGCAATTCGGCACCGGCCCCTGGAGGTGGACCGGTCTGGAATCCAGAGATGATCATATCCTGGACCGTGATGGCAACACCTACCAGATCCAGGTGGTGGAATTGGGATCAAACTATCCGGGGTGGAATGTGGTGCATCTGAGCAGGCTGGATGCCATCACGCAGGCCGTCATTGAGCCCCTGATTAAAACCACCGGCCCCATTGTGCTGGCGTTGTGCGTACTGATCGGTATAGCGGTTTTCTTTTTATACCGTCAGGCCAGCCATGAAATCCGACAGCGCAGATCAGCAGAGAGAGCGCTGCGCAGCAGCGAGGAGCGCTTTAGATCATTGTATCATCACACACCGGCCATGCTGCACTCCATCGATCCTGAAGGCCGCTTGGTCAGTGTCAGTGCATACTGGTCGGAGGTTATGGGCTACGATCGCGATGAGGTCATCGGCCGCAAGTTAACTGAGTTTTTTACACCGGATTCCCGTGAATACGCTGAAACCAGAGTAATTCCTGAATTTTTCAAAACCGGGTTCTGTCAGGATATCTCGTACCAGTTTCTCAAAAAAAATGGTGAAAAAATTGACGTTCTGCTTTCGGCCATTGCCGATCGCGATGCCAACGGCAACTTCGCACGATCTTTAGCTGTGTCAATTGATGTCACCCAGCGAAATCGCGCCGAGGAGGCTTTAAAACAGGCCAAAGAAGAACTCAGTCTGTACTCCAGGGATCTAGAGCGTCTGGTGCGCAAGCAGACTGAGGAAATAACGAATATTTTAACCTATACGCCGGCGGTTGTTTACATCAAAGACAAAGCCGGGCGCTACACCCTGGTCAATACCCGCTATGAAGAATTGTTCGAGGTCCGTAACACCGAAATCCGGGGCAAAACCGATTATGATATATTGCCGCAAAAACTCGCCGACCAATTCCGCGCCAGCGATGCGCAAGTTTTAGAGGAAGGACGGTCTTTGCAGCTCGAAGAACATATCCAGCAATCTGACGGATGGCATACCTATCTGGCAGTTAAGTTTCCCATTTACGATGAATCCGGTGCTATTAGTGGTTTATGCGGGATCTTGAACGATATCACCGCCGTCAAAAAGGCCCAGACGCAATTGCGCCGGCTTTCCGGCAGCATTATGGCCAATCAGGAAAAGGAGCGCTCCGCCATAGCGCGGGAACTGCATGATGAACTGGGGCAGGTATTGACCGCGCTGCGCATGGATTCGGTCTGGATGCATGAGCGCTTGAAAAAAGCTGACCCTGAAGCTGCTGTGCGTGCCTTGACAATGTGCAGGCTGATCGATAAGAACATCGAGGATGTGCGCGGCATGGCGTTTCGCCTTCGACCCGGTGTTCTCGACGACCTGGGGCTGGTGGATGCGCTGGAGTGGTATACGGCTGATTTTGAAAAACGCACCGAAATTGCGTGTGTATTCGAACACAATGATATACCCCTTTTGGACGAGACAATTTCAACTGCTGCCTATCGGATTGCTCAGGAAGCATTGACCAATGTTGCCCGGCATGCAGCAGCCAGTCACGTCGAGGTGGCTCTTAAAACCCAGAATGGTTTTTTGACCCTGGCGGTGGCCGATGACGGACAGGGTTTTGATGCACTGCATCTGTCTGAATCGGAAGGGCTGGGGGTTGCAGGTATGCGCGAACGCGCCACATTGGTGGGAGGTTCTCTGGACGTCCAATCGCAGCCGCAAAAAGGGACCCGGGTGTCCTTTAAAGTATCGATTGATGGACAGCCGGGTGGCTAA
- a CDS encoding response regulator transcription factor, whose product MIRVLLADDHSIVRAGLRRIVEESGDMEVVAEADDGREAIQLVEETDPDVAVIDISMPGLDGLEVISQLQIRHPKLPILVLTMHEEGQYVVRAIQAGAMGYLTKQSAPEQLVKAICKIHEGQRYITDEAAESLALRVAKGSDGKSPLDSLSMRELQVLRRLAMGQTNREIARAYHISIKTVDTYRARLLKKLGLRNNAELSRFAMQNQLIEP is encoded by the coding sequence TTGATAAGAGTACTGCTGGCAGACGACCATAGCATTGTGCGTGCCGGACTGCGCCGCATCGTCGAAGAAAGTGGTGATATGGAGGTGGTCGCTGAAGCCGACGATGGCCGTGAAGCTATTCAACTGGTCGAAGAAACAGATCCGGATGTAGCGGTCATCGATATCTCCATGCCCGGACTGGATGGTTTGGAAGTTATCAGCCAGCTACAAATCCGCCACCCAAAACTGCCGATTTTGGTGCTGACCATGCATGAGGAGGGACAATATGTGGTTCGTGCCATTCAGGCCGGGGCCATGGGTTACCTCACCAAACAATCCGCACCGGAGCAGCTGGTAAAAGCTATTTGCAAAATCCATGAAGGACAACGCTACATCACTGATGAGGCGGCTGAATCTCTGGCGCTGCGGGTGGCAAAAGGGTCGGATGGCAAATCCCCGCTGGATTCCTTGTCCATGCGAGAATTGCAGGTGCTGCGCCGCCTGGCCATGGGACAGACCAACCGTGAAATTGCTCGCGCCTATCATATCAGCATCAAAACGGTAGACACTTATCGCGCACGTCTGCTCAAAAAGCTCGGATTACGCAACAATGCGGAGTTATCTCGCTTTGCCATGCAGAATCAATTAATTGAGCCCTGA
- a CDS encoding universal stress protein yields MDLPKVDVKKILYATDLSENARYAFAYAVSLADLYKASVTMIHVLPEVPALLDQSVIGYISEDRWKEIKSQQVDEAKEALIGKRRDHLAIKEALHQFSEDVKQQQAGDGFTTDDIIVQRGNPVEEIIKSAEEIKCDLIVMGTHGQSTLEDVMLGSTARRVIRRSKVPVLVVRLP; encoded by the coding sequence ATGGACCTTCCTAAAGTTGATGTCAAAAAGATATTATATGCCACCGATCTTTCCGAAAATGCCCGCTATGCCTTTGCCTACGCGGTCAGCCTGGCCGACCTTTACAAGGCCTCTGTCACCATGATTCATGTGCTGCCCGAAGTGCCGGCGCTTTTGGACCAGAGTGTTATCGGTTATATCAGCGAGGATCGCTGGAAGGAAATTAAATCCCAGCAGGTGGATGAGGCCAAAGAGGCCCTGATCGGCAAAAGGCGAGATCATCTGGCCATCAAAGAAGCCCTGCATCAATTCAGTGAGGATGTAAAGCAGCAGCAGGCGGGTGATGGGTTTACCACCGATGATATTATTGTCCAGCGGGGTAATCCGGTCGAGGAGATTATCAAAAGCGCCGAAGAGATTAAATGCGATCTGATTGTCATGGGAACCCACGGGCAGAGTACGCTGGAAGATGTCATGCTGGGCAGCACCGCACGGCGGGTGATTAGACGGTCGAAGGTGCCGGTGTTAGTCGTTCGCCTCCCCTAA
- a CDS encoding ABC transporter substrate-binding protein, with protein MKLTFKVSSYLVIFSTIVTVLAAPVTGSASEPIIIGVPHSEAYSYAGMMKNSFEMALEMINKQGGIKGRPLKLVYANDQGKPKPGEAAIIDLVEKNKAIMLVGAYQSSNTIFMARMADKLNRPLLVCTAADDRITQRKWKNVYRLNPPAQGYTTGLEDFFLNKIKPKSIAIVYENSPYGTSGAMRMMWFCRGNDIELRAIEPYHKERLKPDYFKRIVVRLKENPPDVIYMVSYLKDGALLVKNIREAKISSLLSGGAGGFTSQKFINTAGASADGLLTATLWTPQLRYPGTKQYFDQYTNRYGAPPDYHGAEAYSALLVAAEALKRADSYSPEGIRAALDETDMVTPFGPVKFTSYENFERQNSLPTQVLQIIDGKFECVWPQELATANFVTPSK; from the coding sequence ATGAAACTGACATTCAAAGTTTCATCTTATCTTGTCATCTTTTCCACGATTGTCACAGTTTTAGCCGCGCCGGTAACCGGTTCTGCGTCTGAACCCATAATTATCGGCGTCCCACATTCAGAAGCCTATTCCTATGCCGGTATGATGAAAAATTCGTTTGAAATGGCCCTGGAAATGATTAACAAGCAGGGCGGAATCAAGGGCCGCCCCCTCAAACTGGTGTATGCCAACGACCAGGGCAAACCCAAACCCGGAGAAGCCGCCATTATCGACCTGGTCGAAAAAAACAAAGCCATTATGCTCGTGGGCGCCTATCAAAGCAGCAACACCATATTCATGGCCAGAATGGCCGATAAGTTGAACCGTCCCCTGCTGGTGTGCACCGCTGCCGATGACCGCATTACACAAAGAAAATGGAAAAACGTCTATCGTCTGAACCCCCCTGCCCAGGGTTACACAACCGGGCTTGAGGATTTTTTTCTGAATAAAATCAAGCCCAAATCCATTGCCATCGTGTATGAAAACAGTCCTTACGGTACCAGTGGCGCCATGCGGATGATGTGGTTTTGCCGGGGCAATGACATCGAGCTGCGCGCCATCGAGCCCTACCACAAGGAAAGACTCAAGCCGGATTATTTTAAACGGATCGTGGTGCGCCTCAAAGAGAATCCGCCTGATGTGATCTACATGGTTTCCTACCTCAAGGATGGGGCCCTGCTGGTTAAAAATATCCGCGAGGCCAAAATCAGTTCTTTGCTATCCGGCGGAGCCGGCGGTTTCACAAGCCAAAAATTCATCAACACTGCCGGTGCCAGCGCTGATGGTTTGTTGACCGCAACCCTCTGGACACCCCAGTTGCGGTATCCGGGGACAAAACAATATTTCGATCAATATACGAATCGATACGGTGCTCCGCCCGATTATCATGGTGCTGAAGCTTATTCGGCTTTACTGGTGGCTGCTGAAGCCCTGAAACGAGCCGATTCTTACAGTCCCGAAGGCATCCGCGCGGCCTTGGATGAAACCGACATGGTGACACCTTTCGGGCCGGTGAAGTTCACCTCATATGAAAACTTTGAAAGGCAAAATAGTTTGCCGACTCAAGTTTTGCAAATCATTGACGGCAAATTCGAGTGTGTCTGGCCGCAAGAACTGGCGACGGCCAATTTTGTCACACCGTCTAAGTGA
- a CDS encoding TAXI family TRAP transporter solute-binding subunit: MKSKLFTILIAACVLTLAFSGSAFAKERIIFGGGPAGGTFQVVANGIQVYDPVKASGNFSVKAQTSAGSVENLRKTNAGRQQMSTVYSGHVWLGRNGQMKNDPKKYEDVLVVAWLYGAPAQLVVRQGSGIKSVKDLVGKKVGVGNAGSGAFANCELFFSHMGVWDKIERNAMGYNDAAAAFGNKQLDAFWLFTAFPSGAVIMAAQTNDIALVNLDADAAASGFYKKYPYFGKLAVPAGTYKGVDYDAGSFQDSALWVANSKVSPEVVYELLSIVYSDEGLKHMYGQKKTFKNMSVETGATNIVTPFHPGAEKFWKEKGMLK; this comes from the coding sequence ATGAAAAGCAAACTTTTTACCATTCTGATTGCAGCTTGTGTATTAACTCTTGCCTTTTCCGGAAGTGCGTTTGCCAAAGAAAGAATCATCTTCGGCGGCGGACCGGCCGGCGGAACCTTTCAGGTGGTTGCCAATGGCATCCAGGTCTATGATCCGGTTAAAGCCAGCGGAAATTTTTCCGTCAAGGCCCAAACATCTGCAGGCTCGGTTGAAAATTTGAGAAAGACCAATGCTGGCAGACAGCAGATGAGTACGGTCTATTCCGGTCATGTCTGGCTGGGCCGCAACGGCCAGATGAAAAATGATCCCAAAAAATATGAAGATGTGCTGGTTGTTGCCTGGCTGTACGGCGCACCGGCCCAGCTGGTGGTTCGCCAGGGCTCGGGTATCAAAAGCGTCAAAGACCTGGTCGGCAAGAAAGTCGGTGTCGGCAATGCCGGCTCCGGTGCCTTTGCCAATTGCGAGCTGTTCTTCTCCCATATGGGTGTTTGGGACAAGATCGAGCGCAACGCCATGGGTTATAACGATGCTGCGGCGGCCTTCGGCAACAAGCAGTTGGATGCCTTCTGGCTGTTTACCGCCTTTCCGAGCGGTGCGGTCATCATGGCCGCTCAGACCAATGATATCGCTCTGGTCAACCTGGATGCGGATGCCGCAGCTTCCGGATTCTATAAAAAGTATCCGTATTTCGGCAAACTGGCGGTTCCGGCCGGCACTTACAAGGGTGTAGATTATGATGCCGGCTCTTTCCAGGACAGCGCCCTGTGGGTTGCCAATTCCAAGGTTTCCCCGGAAGTTGTTTACGAGTTGCTTTCCATTGTTTACTCGGATGAAGGCCTCAAGCACATGTACGGTCAGAAAAAGACCTTCAAAAACATGAGCGTAGAAACCGGGGCCACCAACATTGTTACCCCGTTTCATCCGGGGGCCGAGAAATTCTGGAAAGAAAAAGGCATGCTGAAATAA
- a CDS encoding ABC transporter substrate-binding protein: MLSRAFAADPIKIGVFLPLSGPNAAIGQIQKTAVQMAAAEINRGGGIKERKIELVLADTKGTPDGGRAAIIKLIRQDRVLVISGGVSSSATWAASAIAQQNKIPFVVTSAAADKITEQGWEFVFRINQPISEHLPVLTSFLSSVAQDIKSVAIVHAQTLRSSAAARRFYIKSETLGLKMVVRERFEASAGNLSQNLDRVKAKDPDLIYAITDDVQNAALLARQSKALKLNPKLFVVEGQGFVQSDFAKQAATAADHMVSTVLWTPLAPHHGAGAFHQIFMDRHGTPPGRYGAEAYAGIKVIADALKRADQWIPATVRNALARTNMTTLLGPIKFEAYDQKSQQNKLPAYLVQWINGRQEIIWPQKFATHKAVFPASMHTDRQ; encoded by the coding sequence ATGCTTTCCAGGGCCTTTGCTGCTGACCCGATTAAGATAGGGGTGTTTTTGCCGCTTAGCGGTCCCAACGCCGCCATCGGCCAAATTCAAAAAACCGCGGTGCAAATGGCCGCCGCTGAAATCAACCGTGGCGGCGGTATTAAGGAGCGAAAGATTGAACTTGTTCTGGCAGACACCAAGGGCACGCCGGATGGAGGGCGGGCTGCCATCATAAAACTCATCCGGCAGGACAGGGTTCTGGTCATCAGCGGCGGTGTTTCAAGTTCGGCAACCTGGGCTGCAAGTGCCATCGCTCAGCAAAACAAGATCCCGTTTGTGGTGACCAGCGCCGCAGCAGACAAAATTACCGAGCAGGGGTGGGAATTTGTTTTCAGAATCAATCAACCTATCAGTGAACACCTGCCGGTTCTGACATCATTTTTGTCTTCGGTGGCGCAAGATATCAAATCAGTTGCCATCGTGCACGCACAGACGCTGCGAAGTTCAGCGGCGGCCAGGCGATTTTACATAAAATCTGAAACGTTGGGCCTTAAGATGGTGGTCAGGGAACGGTTTGAAGCCAGTGCCGGCAACTTATCTCAGAACCTTGACCGGGTTAAAGCCAAAGATCCCGACCTAATTTACGCCATAACCGACGATGTACAAAACGCCGCCTTGCTGGCGCGTCAATCTAAAGCCCTCAAGCTGAATCCGAAACTGTTTGTGGTTGAGGGACAGGGGTTTGTTCAATCAGATTTTGCCAAGCAGGCCGCAACAGCTGCAGATCATATGGTATCTACCGTTTTGTGGACACCATTGGCACCCCACCACGGCGCGGGCGCATTTCATCAGATATTTATGGACCGGCATGGTACCCCGCCCGGTCGCTACGGGGCTGAAGCCTATGCCGGAATAAAGGTGATTGCCGACGCCCTCAAGCGCGCTGATCAATGGATACCGGCAACCGTTCGCAATGCACTGGCCCGCACGAACATGACAACCCTTCTGGGGCCGATTAAATTTGAAGCCTACGATCAAAAAAGCCAGCAAAACAAGCTGCCGGCCTACCTTGTTCAGTGGATCAACGGTCGTCAAGAGATCATTTGGCCTCAAAAGTTCGCAACCCACAAGGCTGTTTTTCCCGCCTCGATGCACACCGATCGTCAGTAA
- a CDS encoding TRAP transporter fused permease subunit: MYDKLNRFEKIVFDVLAVSLVLFYSYSAVVQPASTQYHRGIYVIITYILVFLLYKSKHKWLRVVDYLLIFLSIFSIGYWILNFEAINYRTGAETPFDMFVAMIGVLIGIELARRVVGFVFVIIGILMLLYAVYGHLAPDLFAHAGDTFPAVCTSIFYKSDGVFGIMANVLATYVILFVLFGAFLERSGAQRFFIDYPLAAVGHRVGGPAKVSVIASGLFGSISGSAIANTVSTGAFTIPMMKKAGFRPHVAGGIEPAASISGMFMPPIMGAGGFIMAELTGVPYSKIMLVAIFPAFMYVFSVFVMVHYEAKMHNIRGEKSEHSASEILKTQWPYTLPLIVITIFMLTGYSPAYSAILGLATCVAVSFKTKETRIDLTVFWIAAFLLLGGTILPWILTPIMGESGTAFMEKVFSAKLLVLYGLIFSAIMLVYRKSRGADVKTELMSFVEASRAGAENSLKIGATVGVIGIIIGVLTYSGLVLTFADIVIELAGGSLVLTILFVALASLVLGMGVPVTAAYLITAVVAVPALIHLGVNEIAAHMIVYWLSQDSNITPPVCIAAFAGATIAKANMWKTAFTSFKFAKFLYLGPFLFGYVPGFSLNGSAWDIIKAFVLILFGTYAYSWILSGIWFKSLKGMFTKAPAS; encoded by the coding sequence GTGTACGACAAATTGAATAGATTCGAGAAAATTGTATTTGATGTGTTGGCCGTCTCGCTGGTCCTTTTTTACTCCTATTCGGCTGTTGTGCAACCTGCCTCCACCCAGTACCATCGCGGCATATACGTGATCATCACCTACATTCTAGTATTTTTGCTGTATAAATCCAAACACAAATGGCTGCGCGTCGTTGACTACCTGCTGATTTTTCTTTCCATCTTCAGCATTGGCTACTGGATCCTCAACTTTGAAGCCATCAACTACCGCACCGGTGCCGAGACGCCTTTTGATATGTTCGTCGCCATGATCGGAGTTCTGATCGGCATCGAGCTTGCCCGTCGGGTGGTGGGCTTTGTTTTTGTAATTATCGGAATTCTGATGCTGCTTTATGCGGTCTATGGCCACCTGGCGCCCGATCTGTTTGCCCACGCGGGCGACACCTTTCCGGCGGTGTGTACCAGTATTTTTTACAAAAGCGACGGCGTATTCGGGATCATGGCCAATGTTCTGGCCACTTACGTGATCTTATTTGTCCTATTCGGCGCCTTTCTGGAAAGGTCCGGCGCCCAGCGTTTTTTCATCGATTATCCGCTGGCGGCGGTGGGTCACCGCGTCGGCGGGCCCGCCAAAGTTTCGGTCATCGCCAGCGGTTTGTTCGGTTCCATATCCGGCAGCGCCATCGCCAACACGGTTTCCACCGGTGCCTTTACCATCCCCATGATGAAAAAGGCCGGATTCAGGCCCCATGTGGCCGGCGGCATCGAACCGGCGGCCTCCATTTCCGGCATGTTTATGCCCCCCATCATGGGTGCCGGCGGCTTTATCATGGCCGAGCTGACCGGGGTGCCCTATTCTAAAATCATGCTGGTAGCCATATTCCCGGCGTTTATGTATGTCTTCAGCGTGTTTGTCATGGTGCACTATGAAGCCAAGATGCACAATATCAGGGGCGAAAAAAGCGAACACAGCGCCTCTGAAATTCTAAAAACACAATGGCCGTATACATTGCCCTTAATCGTTATTACGATTTTTATGCTGACCGGTTATTCGCCGGCCTACTCCGCCATCCTGGGATTGGCCACCTGTGTTGCGGTCAGCTTCAAAACCAAAGAAACGCGAATCGACCTAACGGTATTTTGGATAGCCGCCTTTTTGCTCCTGGGCGGGACGATTTTACCCTGGATACTCACGCCCATAATGGGTGAGTCCGGTACAGCTTTTATGGAAAAAGTCTTTTCGGCAAAGCTTTTAGTGCTCTATGGCTTGATTTTTTCCGCCATTATGCTCGTTTACCGCAAATCCAGAGGAGCGGATGTCAAAACCGAACTGATGAGCTTTGTGGAAGCCTCTCGGGCCGGTGCTGAAAACAGCCTCAAGATCGGTGCCACCGTGGGGGTCATCGGTATTATTATCGGGGTGCTCACTTACAGCGGGCTGGTGCTGACCTTTGCCGATATTGTGATCGAGCTGGCCGGCGGCTCCCTGGTGTTAACGATTTTGTTTGTTGCCCTGGCTTCCCTGGTGCTGGGGATGGGGGTCCCGGTGACCGCCGCTTATCTGATTACAGCGGTGGTGGCTGTACCGGCCCTGATCCATCTGGGGGTCAATGAAATCGCGGCCCATATGATCGTTTACTGGCTGTCGCAGGACTCCAACATCACACCACCGGTGTGTATCGCCGCCTTTGCCGGCGCTACAATTGCCAAGGCCAATATGTGGAAAACGGCTTTTACCTCCTTTAAATTTGCCAAATTTCTGTATCTGGGACCCTTTTTATTCGGATATGTGCCGGGCTTTTCCTTAAACGGCAGCGCCTGGGATATCATCAAAGCATTTGTGCTGATTTTGTTTGGCACATATGCGTATTCCTGGATTTTGAGCGGCATCTGGTTTAAGTCCTTAAAAGGCATGTTTACAAAAGCGCCGGCCAGCTAA